In the genome of Thermoflexus sp., the window CTCTTGAGAGATGGCGCGATCTTGCGCTTTCTCCTCAGGGCTCAATCCGCCCTTGGGAGGTTTCTTCCTGGGACGGTGGACGATCACGCCTTCTGGCGCATATCCCTCAAATCCGGCGTCTTCCCACATAGGTGCGACTTAAGCCCAGAATCCGGCCACTGGGCTTATGAGTGATCACTACATTCTTTACCGTGTGCCGTTTCTTCCGCCCGCTGTAATAATCTCGCTGCCGCTGGCGATCTTTCGGCCGCTGAATCGGCCGTTCAGTTCTGTCCAGAATGAACTGCAATTCGGGACACGCCTCCAGAACCTGCTGAAGGGTGGCCGGCTGCCGGGCAGGAAGTTGGATTTCATACCCCAGCGCCGCATTGAGAATCGGGGTCAGCCAGTGAACCCAATAGTTGGCCTGAGGCTGCCCAAAGCCGAACAGAAAACCCAGCACCTCCTAGGTAGGGTACAGCCGGAAATACACAAGGATGAAGAACAGCTTGTCCTCCAGGGTACCCAAAACCGGTTTCCGGCCAGCGCCTCGGCGCCGCTGGCGCGGAGAATCCCGCCGGGCATCCGCTTCATCCAGTGCCTGTTCGTACGCTTGCTGGAAAGCAGGAAGTAACCCTCTAAAAGCCTCTGGGGTCGTCCCAGTGAGGCTTCGGAAAATCCGGGAGTAGGCAGAAACCCTGGCGTAGTTCAGCATCTTGTATCCCCCTGTGCAAAGAGTGTGGGGAACGTATACCACAGGTCTTATTTCCGATGAAGTCTTTTGTCTGATCCGCTTCCCCGGCGGGCTCCGCACTCAGGTAGCCGATGAGCCTTCCCTGGGCGTCCCGGACCTTATAGCGATAGGGGGCCGGCGTTCCGGGAGGGGGCGGGGCCATCCAGAAGGGCTCCTCCTGCGGATCGATCCAGCCGACCAGCCGGCCGGCCGAATCGATCACCCCGATGCGAGAAGGGAGGCGGGATAGATCCACCCGACCCTGAGGATCGACCCATTCCGGAGTGGGAGGCCTACGGGAAAACCGCCCTTCCTCGTAGACCAGGGTCCACCCTCCGAACCCCAGCAGGAGGAGTAACGGGGCCAGCGCCAGAACCCACCTCCGTGAGGCAAGCGAGTTTGTCCGTGTATCTGGGGATCGGTCCTGATCGATCCGATGGCGTCCCATTTCTGACCTCTGGAAATCGGATTGCCCGCGGGTTCCTCTCACTTCGCGCGTTTCAGATGGACAGCGATCTGCAAAAGAGTGGAAACCGGGTAGGGCGAATGCGGTCGGGAAGCGGTGATCATGATCGAGAGCCCCTCCTGGTTCCAGGATAGCATCTGAACTGCCCCATTATCTATGAAAGCTCCTTCGTATTTCCCTTCGACAACCACTTTCTCCAGCGGATAGCGCTCCGACAGGTGGATCGCGATCCGCAACCGACCGGCCAACGGAAGCGTTTTTCTCTGGTGCTCCGGGGGGATGTTGGCCGGACCCAAGCGATCCAGCGACAGGTAAACGGGAGCATCGTTCGGGTAGAGATGCTTCCGGTGCTGGGAGATCCGGTCACGTGTCTCTATTGTGTGTCCGAGGAGCGGTTGAACGGGATGTTGCGCAATCAGCGGGGTGCCTTAACTCGTAAGGCGCATGGCTTGGCGAAGCAAGCGGCGACATGGGATGCGTGGGTGACTGTCTGCTGGTTCGAGCACAACGGGATCCGCCCCCCACCCGGCCTTACAGGAGTGTGAGGAAGGATGGCCCGGTAGGCGATGCAATTGGCAGCGCACTTCGGCTATGGCGATAGCCTCGACCGACCACATTTGGGTTGGGAGGAATTTTTAGAAATTCTCTCATGTTTTCTCTCGATCATCGTCCATCCATCTGCTTCATTGTAGCATTCCAATCACTGGTTGTTCAACGCAGCAAGAAAAAACAGAGGACAATGAGGGCTTATCCGGCCTGCCGCCAAGCTACCGAATTTTTGAACAATCATTTCATAATTTGAAAACTGTCCAGTATATGATCCAGGATCTGCCGGCATTTGGCAATGAACGTGTCTGTGACCTTCGCATCGGCTCCAGAGGGCGGCGTACAACCTAACCACAAGGTATACCAATATTCGGACCCCGAAATGTAAACATTGAAGCTGGGGGGCCCTGCTGCTTCACTCCCCTCCCATGAAATGATCCAGGCCGGTTTGCCAGCCACCATAATTGGGGTAGCCCCCGTCAGATCGGGCTTGCCCTTACCGACAGGATCGACGGCGAAATCCAGTTTCATCAAGCCGTTTGGGAGAGTTAGGGGACCGACTTGCCCGATCACCGTCGGGTCGCTAAAGAACATCAGGCGATCTGGCGTTGCGCTTTCTTCGTCCCGAATCCAGGTCGCAGGCACTTCGAAGGAATATCCATATTCATCGTCGCTAACCCGTTGCCACGCCTCGACGGGTTCTTGGGTTGGGGATGGCACCATAGAGGCAGGAGTGGGACCTGAAGTGGAGGATGCGAGG includes:
- a CDS encoding transposase family protein — protein: MLGFLFGFGQPQANYWVHWLTPILNAALGYEIQLPARQPATLQQVLEACPELQFILDRTERPIQRPKDRQRQRDYYSGRKKRHTVKNVVITHKPSGRILGLSRTYVGRRRI